The following are from one region of the Nostoc cf. commune SO-36 genome:
- a CDS encoding o-succinylbenzoate synthase: MTIMIKLDSRVVTYRFEFRPYQRRFVRSLTTNHGNWDIREGIILRLTDESGKIGWGEIAPISWFGSETLEQALDFCRQLRGEITDEIIFSIPDDLPACQFGFESAYEWGSGEWGVESGGDEGDKGDQENNFITPNSSLLTPNSLFYSALLPAGEAALNEWETLWQQGYHTFKWKISVYAIADELEIFESLIYTLPAFSKLRLDANGGLSYEEANLWLRTCDNLKANPELPIEIEFIEQPLPVEQFQQMLELSTSYKTAIALDESVATLGQLAACYQQGWRGIFVIKPGIAGSPSRLRKFCHQHQIDTVFSSVFETAIARLAALQLAAELSQNNRAIGFGIDHFFEQEETWFQSLWNDL; the protein is encoded by the coding sequence ATGACAATTATGATAAAGCTTGATTCTCGCGTCGTGACATACAGATTTGAATTTCGTCCATATCAGCGAAGATTTGTGCGATCGCTGACTACCAATCATGGCAATTGGGATATTCGTGAGGGGATTATCCTCCGGCTTACCGATGAATCAGGTAAAATCGGCTGGGGAGAAATTGCCCCCATTAGCTGGTTTGGTTCCGAAACTTTAGAACAAGCCTTAGATTTTTGTCGCCAACTTCGAGGAGAAATCACAGACGAGATAATTTTCTCCATCCCAGATGACTTACCTGCTTGTCAATTTGGCTTTGAGTCAGCCTACGAGTGGGGGAGTGGGGAGTGGGGAGTAGAGAGTGGCGGGGATGAGGGAGATAAGGGAGATCAAGAAAATAATTTTATAACCCCTAACTCCTCACTCCTAACTCCTAATTCGCTCTTCTACAGTGCCTTATTACCAGCTGGGGAAGCGGCTTTAAATGAATGGGAAACGTTGTGGCAGCAGGGATATCACACATTTAAGTGGAAAATTAGTGTGTATGCGATCGCTGATGAGCTAGAAATTTTTGAGTCACTCATATACACCTTGCCAGCCTTTAGCAAACTGCGATTAGATGCCAACGGTGGACTCAGCTATGAAGAAGCTAACTTATGGCTGCGGACTTGCGACAATCTCAAGGCAAATCCAGAACTACCCATAGAAATTGAATTTATCGAACAGCCGCTACCTGTAGAGCAATTTCAGCAGATGTTGGAATTGAGTACGAGTTATAAAACTGCGATCGCTTTAGATGAATCTGTCGCCACACTTGGGCAACTCGCTGCCTGTTATCAACAAGGTTGGCGAGGGATTTTTGTGATCAAGCCTGGGATAGCCGGATCGCCATCTCGCCTGAGAAAGTTTTGCCACCAGCATCAAATTGATACTGTATTCTCATCAGTATTTGAAACTGCGATCGCTAGACTTGCAGCACTCCAACTAGCAGCCGAATTATCCCAAAACAACAGAGCAATTGGTTTTGGCATCGACCATTTTTTTGAACAAGAAGAAACGTGGTTTCAAAGTTTATGGAACGACCTTTAG
- a CDS encoding 2-succinylbenzoate--CoA ligase — MERPLDFLNNLAQNDWLIGYNSHQFNQIFEELYLELTQISACGTPPKIILAEREPLRFLASFIAACAANCPVFLCNPDWGTQEWQQAFDLVQPNIILGIGNRQWEIRNNDNYQCSIPNAPCPLIMIPTGGSSGQIKFAIHTWETLTASVQGFTEYFQLKQVNSFCVLPLHHVSGLMQFIRSFTTGGKLAILPFKAVESGQIFNIKQSKFFISLVPTQLQRLLQNPELTEWLSQFNTVLLGGAPAWNELLEKARFHRIRLAPTYGMTETASQIATLKPDNFLNGKISSGQILPHAKVTIRNQQGEILNSNQIGNITIHAQSLALGYYPKNREYQTYFQVDDLGFLDEQGHLNIVGRNSDKIITGGENIYPSEIESAILSTQMVTDICVIGIPDKHWGQALTAIYIPKKSDISALKIQTLLKDKLSKFKIPKYWIPLQNLPRNSQGKINRQQLQQIATEFLQNSVK, encoded by the coding sequence ATGGAACGACCTTTAGACTTTCTTAATAACCTAGCTCAAAATGATTGGCTTATCGGTTACAACAGCCATCAATTTAATCAAATATTTGAAGAATTATATTTAGAATTAACACAAATATCAGCGTGTGGAACACCACCAAAAATCATCTTAGCTGAACGTGAACCATTAAGGTTTCTAGCAAGTTTTATTGCTGCTTGTGCAGCTAATTGTCCAGTTTTTCTTTGTAACCCCGATTGGGGAACACAAGAATGGCAACAAGCCTTTGATTTAGTACAGCCAAATATTATCTTGGGAATAGGGAATAGGCAATGGGAAATAAGAAATAACGATAATTACCAATGCTCAATTCCCAATGCCCCATGCCCACTGATTATGATTCCAACAGGTGGTTCATCGGGACAGATTAAATTTGCTATTCATACTTGGGAAACTCTCACAGCATCAGTACAAGGATTTACAGAATACTTCCAACTAAAGCAAGTCAATTCTTTTTGCGTGTTACCGCTACATCACGTTAGCGGTTTAATGCAATTTATCCGCTCTTTCACCACCGGAGGTAAACTGGCTATTCTGCCATTCAAAGCAGTAGAATCTGGTCAAATATTCAATATTAAACAATCAAAATTTTTCATATCTTTAGTACCAACACAGTTACAACGCCTCCTGCAAAATCCAGAATTAACTGAATGGCTATCCCAATTTAATACAGTACTTTTAGGAGGTGCGCCAGCATGGAACGAACTACTAGAAAAAGCCAGATTTCATCGCATCCGATTAGCACCTACTTATGGCATGACAGAAACCGCCTCTCAAATTGCCACCCTCAAACCAGATAATTTTCTAAACGGTAAAATTAGCAGTGGTCAAATCCTTCCCCATGCAAAAGTAACTATTCGCAATCAGCAAGGCGAGATTTTAAATTCCAATCAAATCGGAAATATTACCATTCATGCTCAATCTTTAGCCCTTGGTTACTATCCTAAAAATAGAGAATATCAAACTTATTTTCAAGTAGATGATTTAGGCTTTTTAGACGAACAAGGACATTTAAATATTGTCGGACGTAACAGCGACAAAATTATTACAGGTGGCGAAAATATTTACCCATCAGAGATTGAATCAGCTATCCTATCAACTCAAATGGTTACTGATATCTGTGTCATAGGCATTCCAGATAAACACTGGGGACAAGCCTTAACAGCGATTTACATTCCCAAAAAATCAGATATCTCTGCCTTAAAAATCCAAACCCTACTCAAAGACAAACTCAGTAAATTTAAAATTCCAAAATATTGGATTCCCCTGCAAAACTTACCCCGCAACTCCCAAGGTAAAATTAACCGTCAACAGTTACAGCAAATCGCCACAGAATTCCTGCAAAATTCCGTCAAATAA
- a CDS encoding acyl-CoA thioesterase, with the protein MSFTYNRTVRFQDTDAAGVVYFANVLGICHEAYEESLEASSINLKDFFTNPSVGFPIVHANVDFLRPMFVGDKLLISLIPQKIGVEKFEITYEITVGEVVVAKAITRHVCIDVSSRSKQELPDEIVQWLETNRRDAEDAERRRSREVI; encoded by the coding sequence ATGTCTTTTACTTATAACCGCACGGTTCGCTTTCAAGATACTGATGCTGCTGGGGTAGTTTATTTTGCTAACGTTTTGGGTATTTGCCATGAAGCTTATGAAGAATCTTTAGAAGCATCAAGTATTAATCTCAAAGATTTTTTTACTAATCCGTCTGTGGGCTTTCCCATTGTTCATGCTAATGTTGATTTTTTGCGCCCTATGTTTGTAGGGGACAAGTTACTGATTAGTTTAATTCCCCAAAAGATAGGTGTTGAGAAGTTTGAAATTACTTACGAAATTACTGTGGGCGAGGTAGTAGTTGCTAAGGCTATTACTCGCCATGTTTGTATTGATGTAAGTAGTCGAAGTAAGCAGGAATTGCCTGATGAGATAGTTCAGTGGTTGGAGACGAACCGCAGAGACGCAGAGGACGCAGAGAGAAGAAGATCGAGAGAAGTTATTTGA
- a CDS encoding type II toxin-antitoxin system VapC family toxin: MTIPLRCVVDASVAVKQFIPDPLTGKVNQLFAHLTYPQTEIFVPDLFYIECANVLWKYARAGSYDVSLIQGNLASLKAFPLRVVSTADLMADAVAIALNYGISAYDGSYVALSQQVGATLLTLNGKLVKALAASSYNVCSFNDFEVSPLEST, encoded by the coding sequence ATGACAATTCCTCTTAGATGCGTCGTGGATGCGAGTGTGGCGGTTAAACAATTTATTCCCGATCCGCTAACAGGCAAGGTTAATCAACTGTTTGCTCACCTTACCTATCCCCAGACAGAAATCTTTGTACCTGACCTGTTTTACATTGAGTGTGCAAACGTTTTGTGGAAGTATGCTCGTGCAGGTAGTTACGATGTTTCTCTGATTCAAGGGAATTTAGCTAGTCTCAAAGCTTTTCCGTTGCGTGTTGTCTCCACAGCTGATTTGATGGCGGATGCAGTTGCGATCGCACTAAACTATGGAATCTCCGCCTATGATGGCTCTTATGTTGCACTTTCACAGCAGGTAGGTGCTACTTTGCTGACTCTCAACGGCAAGCTGGTGAAGGCTTTAGCCGCTTCGTCTTACAATGTTTGCTCGTTTAATGACTTCGAGGTTTCGCCGTTGGAGTCAACATAA
- a CDS encoding FitA-like ribbon-helix-helix domain-containing protein, which produces MATLYVRNLPDDLYAKLQELAASEHRSINAQVITLLDQALKTEAQQAEDEKRKNVPKLLEEIRLRREQLPDDIEWPDSTAMIREDRDR; this is translated from the coding sequence ATGGCTACCCTTTATGTAAGAAATTTACCTGATGATTTGTATGCAAAGCTGCAAGAGTTAGCGGCATCTGAACACCGTTCCATTAACGCCCAAGTTATAACTCTGTTAGACCAAGCTTTGAAGACTGAAGCACAGCAAGCAGAAGACGAAAAGCGGAAAAATGTCCCAAAACTTCTAGAGGAGATTCGTCTTCGCCGTGAACAGCTACCAGATGATATCGAATGGCCTGATAGCACTGCCATGATTAGAGAAGATCGGGACAGATGA
- a CDS encoding ATP-binding protein has product MGSNIKQALSLTDHVRLGTTSSSPFLGSPTFDEVPFHVREGRMPALGTYVVIERDKDEIVHYGRIIEGTEDNPRANPSTLQQNQAYQVGSDKTRPGDRSPHVTRVMTIEVLGEIHLDGNHQITIKEPSLLAQTGQGVYEIPADRIPQLLNTPDTQEDGFYLGEIESGGKSANFILPMEAIARHLAVVGKTGVGKSYATGVLIEELVRHGIPIIAFDVLGDVIHATEDLGGLNFRAGVNFRVPYSVIGLSEFLGFVPNLTSDQSELVSMAYDSVFTEALQSLEKSGKVNIQIEELLEEIQGAATEFGQGAVGGRAARKVSTVFKRNPLLTSGTESWLEEFAQQPITNVFVGHLSQQQRNLIVGASVRLLQALRKRDRIPPFVFVLDEAHFFLPAGGQTTASTQVIREMIRTARHDAIGVTLITQSPASMDKQVLLTCNTRLVFALDPDDMKLVSGTLGGISDEMISRIPKLPKGTAIMSSSMDIIRHPAQIRIRKRETREGAPTPNIAEEVKKWRQQRIS; this is encoded by the coding sequence ATGGGCAGTAATATCAAACAAGCCCTTTCCTTGACTGATCATGTTCGGTTAGGAACAACCTCTTCCTCTCCATTTTTAGGTTCACCAACGTTTGACGAAGTACCTTTTCATGTACGTGAAGGACGTATGCCAGCTTTGGGAACTTACGTAGTTATCGAACGAGATAAAGATGAGATAGTTCATTACGGACGTATTATCGAGGGAACAGAGGATAACCCTCGTGCTAACCCATCAACACTGCAACAGAATCAGGCATATCAGGTAGGTTCAGATAAAACTAGACCAGGCGATCGCTCTCCACATGTTACCCGTGTGATGACTATTGAGGTTTTGGGTGAAATACATCTTGATGGTAATCATCAGATCACTATTAAAGAACCCAGTCTTTTAGCACAAACCGGTCAGGGAGTATATGAAATACCTGCTGACAGAATACCGCAGCTGCTTAATACTCCTGACACGCAAGAAGATGGTTTTTACTTAGGTGAAATAGAATCAGGTGGTAAAAGTGCTAATTTTATTTTGCCAATGGAAGCGATCGCCCGACACTTGGCAGTTGTGGGAAAAACAGGTGTAGGAAAAAGTTATGCCACAGGCGTTTTGATAGAAGAGTTAGTTAGGCATGGCATACCTATTATTGCTTTCGATGTTTTGGGAGATGTAATTCATGCTACTGAAGATTTGGGGGGTCTAAATTTTCGAGCGGGGGTAAATTTCCGTGTTCCTTACTCAGTAATTGGGCTTAGTGAGTTTTTGGGCTTTGTTCCTAATCTCACATCTGATCAATCAGAATTAGTATCTATGGCTTATGATTCTGTATTTACTGAAGCACTTCAAAGTCTAGAAAAAAGTGGCAAAGTAAATATCCAAATTGAAGAATTATTAGAGGAAATCCAAGGGGCTGCTACTGAATTTGGACAAGGAGCAGTGGGAGGGAGAGCCGCACGTAAAGTATCAACGGTATTCAAGCGTAATCCACTGCTGACAAGCGGAACAGAGTCTTGGCTAGAGGAATTTGCTCAACAACCAATAACTAATGTTTTTGTTGGACATTTGAGCCAACAGCAACGAAATTTGATAGTTGGGGCATCAGTCAGACTATTGCAAGCATTGAGAAAGCGCGATCGCATTCCACCTTTTGTCTTTGTACTGGATGAAGCGCACTTTTTCTTACCAGCAGGAGGACAGACAACAGCATCAACTCAAGTAATCCGAGAGATGATTCGTACTGCTCGACATGATGCAATTGGAGTTACATTAATTACTCAAAGTCCTGCATCTATGGATAAGCAAGTATTATTAACTTGCAATACTCGTCTAGTTTTTGCCCTAGATCCAGATGACATGAAGTTAGTATCTGGCACTTTGGGGGGTATTTCCGATGAAATGATTTCTCGTATACCTAAATTACCAAAAGGTACAGCAATCATGTCATCAAGTATGGATATAATACGCCATCCAGCACAGATACGTATTCGTAAACGCGAAACTCGTGAAGGTGCCCCAACACCGAACATTGCAGAGGAAGTGAAAAAATGGCGGCAGCAGAGGATATCTTAA
- a CDS encoding helix-turn-helix domain-containing protein, translating into MAAAEDILTQKILDLLLKQPEGLEVDEIINHLQAKDSDISPRGVRNLLNQLVKGEKLIKRKRQGQGRGKPPYAYFNLKTVSQYVNPFQDIPGVDSAKSHFVAKTEIEKEQINPQERERQKQWRTVLERIAANNLLADTYAKVIIDYASEIAIQNPVELVVNMAHWVVNDLNQLGEEIECKLQKSETVEAQVLVRRLDERLTWARNNLQKFWRLDRSRDEIEGILDLPSQAKNFFRDGIRAQFNEKAARDRLKNRIIGDRLIDETTPPVNQHKAAVGTDASIAKIFLNHTSGSFIPPDPVIVTTSAAAMVVDDNNPTKQEYLDFDISPDGLQEYEEYNAAAKGLVLSPNLMRTLGTDTFKRAQTAALELRQYHQDYRVATRTTEWRPMGNLPDLEINPKVTLIFRDGRVFPVVHRINFYEADGLYGDIVRNQIAEFAGVIHNTLLNPLGEIVYGSAVKNPELSWLSPLVFWYLYNRKIQEQGKFIVNADDVYKAPFVDTSVSHLLFLGLANHSSEFNKQKHFISCRVLRRFSDIAFVDDILPIIISKDEQPEPLNENDIEDWQTFIAQRLARKKANGEENRLEEDDYTPFIYICQKVGVLMCYAAPTSAYEIIVNGDSGGSGHFLIPRLEVAINLEKQNLQTYQKTLDKMLSWLAAGRWERDHGHTQTGFDEGETESRYPVLVPDVTLYADEAAKFARNKLSDEVEEKVRNLIADLKKHLAGGR; encoded by the coding sequence ATGGCGGCAGCAGAGGATATCTTAACTCAGAAAATTTTAGATTTATTACTAAAACAACCAGAAGGTTTAGAGGTTGACGAAATAATCAACCATTTACAAGCAAAAGATAGTGATATTTCTCCCAGAGGTGTACGCAACCTTTTAAACCAACTGGTAAAGGGAGAAAAACTGATCAAGCGCAAGCGTCAAGGTCAAGGACGAGGGAAACCACCCTATGCATACTTTAACCTCAAAACTGTATCTCAATATGTAAATCCTTTTCAGGATATACCAGGTGTAGATAGTGCCAAATCTCACTTTGTAGCTAAAACAGAAATTGAAAAAGAGCAAATAAATCCACAAGAACGGGAACGTCAAAAGCAATGGCGGACAGTTTTAGAAAGAATCGCTGCTAATAATCTACTAGCTGATACTTATGCAAAAGTAATTATTGATTACGCATCAGAAATAGCTATACAAAACCCTGTAGAGCTTGTTGTCAACATGGCACATTGGGTAGTTAATGACCTTAACCAGTTAGGGGAAGAAATTGAATGTAAATTGCAAAAATCAGAAACAGTAGAAGCTCAAGTTTTGGTTAGAAGATTAGATGAAAGATTAACATGGGCAAGAAACAATTTGCAAAAATTTTGGCGGCTTGACCGTTCACGAGATGAAATAGAAGGCATTTTAGACTTACCTTCACAAGCCAAAAATTTTTTCCGTGATGGAATACGCGCTCAATTTAATGAAAAAGCAGCACGAGATAGATTAAAAAATCGAATTATAGGTGATAGGTTAATCGATGAAACAACTCCTCCGGTAAACCAACATAAAGCAGCAGTTGGAACAGATGCTTCCATAGCAAAAATTTTTCTTAATCACACTTCCGGTAGCTTTATTCCTCCAGATCCCGTCATAGTGACTACTTCTGCTGCTGCAATGGTAGTTGATGACAATAATCCTACAAAACAGGAATATTTAGATTTTGATATTTCTCCTGATGGATTACAGGAATATGAAGAATATAATGCTGCCGCTAAAGGTTTAGTACTATCTCCAAATCTAATGCGAACACTTGGTACTGACACCTTTAAAAGAGCGCAAACAGCGGCCTTAGAACTGCGTCAATATCATCAAGATTACCGTGTTGCAACCAGAACTACTGAATGGCGGCCTATGGGTAATTTACCGGATTTAGAGATTAATCCAAAAGTAACCCTCATTTTTCGAGATGGTCGTGTGTTTCCTGTTGTACATAGAATTAACTTCTATGAAGCTGATGGCTTATATGGTGATATTGTACGTAATCAAATCGCAGAATTTGCTGGAGTTATTCATAATACCCTGTTAAATCCTCTTGGTGAAATTGTTTATGGTTCGGCAGTAAAAAATCCAGAGCTTTCATGGTTATCACCTTTAGTATTTTGGTATTTGTATAACAGAAAAATTCAGGAACAGGGTAAATTTATAGTTAATGCCGATGATGTTTATAAAGCGCCTTTTGTCGATACATCAGTATCTCATCTTTTATTTCTAGGTTTAGCTAACCATTCTAGTGAGTTTAATAAACAGAAACACTTTATAAGCTGTCGAGTTCTCAGACGATTTTCAGATATTGCTTTTGTAGATGATATATTACCCATAATCATTTCAAAAGATGAGCAACCTGAGCCTTTGAATGAAAATGATATAGAGGACTGGCAAACTTTTATTGCTCAACGCCTTGCTAGAAAAAAAGCGAATGGCGAAGAAAATAGACTAGAAGAAGATGACTATACACCATTTATTTATATATGTCAGAAAGTAGGTGTACTAATGTGTTACGCTGCCCCTACTTCTGCTTATGAAATAATAGTTAATGGTGATTCTGGTGGAAGTGGACACTTTTTAATTCCTCGTCTTGAAGTTGCTATTAATTTAGAAAAGCAAAACTTACAAACTTACCAAAAAACACTAGATAAGATGCTGTCATGGTTAGCGGCAGGACGTTGGGAACGCGATCATGGACATACACAAACAGGTTTTGATGAAGGAGAAACAGAAAGTCGTTATCCTGTTCTTGTACCCGATGTGACACTCTATGCTGATGAAGCAGCAAAATTTGCCCGTAATAAATTGAGTGACGAGGTAGAGGAGAAAGTCAGAAATCTAATTGCTGACTTGAAAAAGCATTTGGCAGGTGGACGCTGA
- a CDS encoding helix-turn-helix domain-containing protein has product MKSYSIELREKIVAAHIQKNISIRKVANIFSVSKSLVQKLVKQQKLEGNLQPKPRGKPQFSHLTNADIELRELVEAHPDATLIELCELFADKTGNWVGRSAMCRALQKLGLNRKKKHCGVVKQQQKEFKN; this is encoded by the coding sequence ATGAAGTCATACTCTATCGAGCTTCGAGAAAAAATAGTTGCAGCACATATTCAAAAAAATATCTCAATCAGGAAAGTAGCTAACATATTTTCTGTCTCAAAGAGTTTAGTGCAAAAGCTTGTAAAACAACAAAAACTTGAAGGAAATTTACAACCAAAGCCGCGAGGAAAACCACAATTTAGTCATCTGACAAATGCTGACATAGAGTTAAGAGAATTAGTTGAAGCACATCCAGATGCAACATTGATAGAGTTGTGTGAATTATTTGCAGACAAAACTGGTAATTGGGTAGGTCGAAGTGCAATGTGTCGTGCCTTACAAAAATTAGGATTAAATCGTAAAAAAAAACATTGCGGAGTAGTCAAGCAGCAACAGAAAGAGTTCAAAAACTAA
- a CDS encoding IS630 family transposase: MRSSQAATERVQKLRVEYWEQVRDIDPDNLVFLDETGVLLGLARTHARSQQGTRAYDQKPFYRGAKVTVIGAISIKKVVALMTMNNSMDSQAFDVFIEKFLAPNLWTGAVVVMDNLPAHKLASIVPMIEAVGAKVICLSSYSPDFNPIELWWSQLKSFLRSFAPTTTEMVDTVISVALDLMNPQHLKNWFTNCCYCTS; this comes from the coding sequence TTGCGGAGTAGTCAAGCAGCAACAGAAAGAGTTCAAAAACTAAGAGTAGAATATTGGGAACAGGTCAGAGATATAGATCCAGATAACTTAGTATTCCTAGATGAGACAGGAGTTTTATTAGGTCTGGCAAGAACTCATGCGCGTTCGCAACAAGGAACAAGAGCTTACGACCAAAAACCATTTTATAGAGGTGCAAAAGTCACAGTAATTGGAGCAATTAGTATTAAAAAAGTAGTGGCGTTAATGACGATGAATAACTCAATGGATAGCCAAGCATTTGATGTATTCATTGAGAAGTTTTTAGCGCCTAATTTATGGACAGGAGCAGTAGTCGTCATGGATAACTTACCTGCCCATAAACTAGCATCAATTGTACCAATGATTGAAGCTGTAGGTGCGAAAGTTATTTGTTTATCCTCATACTCTCCTGATTTTAATCCAATCGAGTTATGGTGGTCACAACTCAAATCTTTTTTACGCAGTTTTGCTCCAACTACAACAGAAATGGTTGATACAGTAATCTCAGTTGCACTCGACTTAATGAATCCTCAACATTTAAAAAACTGGTTTACTAATTGTTGCTATTGTACCTCATAA
- a CDS encoding TIGR04168 family protein translates to MTSQKTQSINLKIAVVGDIHDQWEVEDGVALKHLGVDLVLFVGDFGNESVEVVRAIASLDIPKAAVMGNHDAWYTATEWGRKKAPYDRSKEDWVQEQLDLLGSSHVGYGKLDFPAWNLTVVGGRPFTWGGPEWKFAEICKERYGVTSLEESADRIFKAVKSAAYETIIFLGHNGPSGLGDRPEDPCGKDWHPIGGDFGDPDFGEAISHALTAGKTIPLVTFGHMHRDLRHTKKVQRKPIFRSPEGTIYLNAASVPRIVENDGEKLRNFSIVTLEAGVVSQVSLIWVGNDFQVAKEEILYERSNPVVQSA, encoded by the coding sequence ATGACCAGTCAGAAAACTCAATCGATAAACCTCAAAATTGCTGTAGTCGGAGATATTCACGACCAATGGGAAGTGGAAGATGGCGTTGCACTCAAGCATTTGGGTGTTGACTTAGTGCTGTTTGTCGGGGATTTTGGCAATGAATCGGTGGAAGTGGTCAGAGCGATCGCTTCTCTCGATATTCCCAAAGCAGCCGTGATGGGCAACCACGATGCTTGGTACACCGCCACCGAATGGGGACGCAAAAAGGCTCCTTATGACCGATCTAAGGAAGACTGGGTACAGGAACAACTCGATTTATTAGGTTCGTCCCATGTCGGTTACGGTAAGTTAGATTTTCCCGCTTGGAATTTAACTGTAGTTGGGGGTCGTCCCTTTACTTGGGGTGGCCCAGAGTGGAAATTCGCGGAAATCTGTAAAGAACGTTACGGTGTGACGAGTTTGGAAGAATCCGCCGATCGCATCTTCAAAGCTGTTAAAAGTGCCGCTTACGAGACAATTATATTTTTGGGTCACAATGGGCCTAGTGGTTTAGGCGATCGCCCCGAAGACCCCTGCGGCAAAGACTGGCACCCAATTGGCGGCGATTTTGGCGATCCAGATTTTGGCGAGGCGATTTCTCATGCCTTGACTGCTGGTAAAACCATTCCTCTGGTGACATTTGGCCATATGCACCGAGATTTACGCCATACCAAGAAGGTGCAGCGCAAACCCATATTTAGAAGTCCAGAGGGAACAATTTACTTAAATGCGGCTAGTGTCCCCAGGATTGTGGAAAATGACGGCGAGAAGTTGCGTAATTTTTCCATTGTCACCCTAGAGGCGGGTGTGGTTTCGCAAGTTTCCCTAATTTGGGTGGGGAATGACTTTCAGGTGGCTAAAGAGGAAATTTTGTATGAGCGATCAAATCCAGTAGTGCAATCTGCGTAG
- the nadA gene encoding quinolinate synthase NadA: MFTTALAQRENAQLGELPLDLFAAIQSLKKELNAVILAHYYQEPDIQDIADFIGDSLQLAKAAEKTNADAIVFAGVHFMAETAKILNPDKLVLLPDLDAGCSLADSCPADEFAAFKAAHPNHLVVSYINCSADIKAMSDIICTSSNAVKIVQQIPKEQPIIFAPDRNLGRYVMEQTGRDLVLWQGSCVVHETFSEKKIVQLKIAHPEAEAIAHPECESSVLRHASFIGSTAALLKYCQSSPTKEFIVATEPGIIHQMQKLAPDKHFIPAPPINNCACNECPFMRLNTLEKLYWAMKNRTPEITMSEDIRLAALRPMQRMLEMSV, translated from the coding sequence GTGTTTACTACTGCACTAGCTCAACGCGAAAACGCCCAACTGGGTGAACTACCACTAGATTTGTTTGCTGCCATCCAGAGTCTCAAAAAAGAACTCAACGCCGTTATCCTGGCACATTATTATCAAGAGCCAGATATTCAGGATATTGCAGACTTTATTGGGGATTCATTACAACTAGCAAAAGCCGCAGAAAAAACTAATGCGGATGCGATCGTCTTTGCTGGCGTTCACTTCATGGCAGAAACAGCAAAGATACTTAATCCCGATAAATTAGTACTTTTACCAGATTTGGATGCTGGTTGTTCTTTAGCCGACAGTTGTCCAGCAGACGAATTCGCAGCTTTTAAAGCAGCGCATCCGAATCATTTGGTGGTGTCTTACATCAACTGCTCTGCTGATATCAAGGCGATGAGCGATATTATTTGTACTAGTTCCAACGCTGTGAAAATTGTCCAGCAGATACCGAAAGAACAGCCGATTATTTTTGCCCCAGATCGGAATTTGGGGCGGTATGTCATGGAACAGACAGGACGAGATTTGGTGCTATGGCAAGGTAGCTGTGTTGTCCATGAAACCTTCTCGGAAAAGAAAATTGTTCAATTAAAAATTGCTCACCCAGAAGCAGAGGCGATCGCACACCCAGAATGTGAAAGTAGTGTATTGCGCCACGCTAGCTTTATTGGCTCCACAGCCGCCTTACTGAAGTATTGTCAAAGCAGCCCCACGAAAGAATTTATCGTTGCGACAGAGCCGGGAATCATTCACCAGATGCAAAAACTAGCTCCTGATAAGCATTTTATTCCTGCACCGCCGATAAATAACTGTGCTTGTAACGAATGTCCGTTTATGCGGTTAAATACCTTAGAAAAGCTTTACTGGGCAATGAAAAATCGTACTCCCGAAATTACCATGTCAGAGGATATTCGCCTTGCTGCACTGCGACCAATGCAACGAATGCTGGAGATGAGCGTGTAA